The following proteins come from a genomic window of Streptomyces sp. GS7:
- a CDS encoding 5-(carboxyamino)imidazole ribonucleotide synthase, whose amino-acid sequence MTFPVVGMVGGGQLARMTHEAGIPLGIRFKLLSDTPQDSAAQVVSEVVIGDYRDLDTLRAFAQGCDVVTFDHEHVPTEHLRALEADGIPVRPGPDALVHAQDKGVMRAGLDAIGVPCPRHRIVADPADVERFAAEISGGGAERLDEGRWPGGGSGGFPVVLKTVRGGYDGKGVWVVRSSKEAAEPFLAGVPVLAEEKVPFVRELAANVVRSPHGQAVAYPVVESIQVDGVCDTVIAPAPGLSDELSTHAQQLALRIADELGVVGHLAVELFEVRDADGAPAVLVNELAMRPHNSGHWTQDGAITSQFANHVRAVLDLPLGDPRPRAPWTVMANVLGGDYPDMYSAYLHCMARDPQLKIHMYGKDVKPGRKVGHVNTYGDDLADVRERAAHAAGYLRGTITE is encoded by the coding sequence GTGACGTTCCCGGTAGTCGGCATGGTCGGCGGCGGTCAGCTCGCCCGTATGACCCACGAGGCGGGTATCCCCCTCGGCATCAGATTCAAGCTCCTCAGCGATACCCCGCAGGACTCGGCGGCCCAGGTGGTCAGCGAGGTCGTCATCGGCGACTACCGCGACCTGGACACGCTGCGCGCCTTCGCGCAGGGCTGTGACGTGGTCACCTTCGATCACGAGCACGTACCCACCGAGCACTTGCGGGCGTTGGAGGCCGACGGCATTCCCGTGCGGCCCGGCCCCGACGCGCTGGTGCACGCCCAGGACAAGGGCGTGATGCGCGCCGGACTGGACGCCATCGGCGTCCCCTGCCCGCGCCACCGCATCGTGGCCGACCCCGCCGACGTCGAGCGCTTCGCGGCCGAAATCAGCGGGGGCGGCGCGGAGCGCCTCGATGAGGGGCGGTGGCCGGGTGGCGGGTCGGGCGGATTTCCCGTGGTCCTCAAGACCGTCCGCGGGGGCTATGACGGCAAGGGAGTCTGGGTCGTACGATCCTCCAAGGAGGCGGCCGAGCCGTTCCTCGCCGGGGTGCCCGTCCTGGCGGAGGAGAAGGTCCCCTTCGTCCGGGAACTTGCCGCCAACGTCGTCCGCTCACCGCACGGCCAGGCCGTCGCCTACCCGGTCGTCGAGTCCATCCAGGTCGACGGCGTCTGCGACACCGTCATCGCCCCGGCGCCCGGCCTCTCCGACGAACTCTCCACGCACGCCCAGCAGCTCGCGCTGCGGATCGCCGACGAACTGGGCGTCGTCGGGCACCTCGCGGTCGAGCTGTTCGAGGTCCGCGACGCCGACGGCGCACCCGCCGTCCTCGTCAACGAACTCGCGATGCGCCCGCACAATTCCGGTCACTGGACCCAGGACGGCGCGATCACCTCGCAGTTCGCCAACCACGTCCGCGCCGTCCTCGACCTCCCGCTCGGCGACCCCCGCCCGCGCGCCCCCTGGACGGTGATGGCCAACGTCCTCGGCGGCGACTATCCCGACATGTACTCCGCGTACCTGCATTGCATGGCACGCGACCCGCAGTTGAAGATTCACATGTACGGAAAGGACGTGAAGCCGGGCCGCAAGGTCGGCCACGTCAACACTTACGGCGACGACCTGGCCGACGTGCGCGAGCGCGCCGCGCACGCCGCCGGCTACCTGCGAGGAACAATCACAGAATGA
- the purE gene encoding 5-(carboxyamino)imidazole ribonucleotide mutase, whose amino-acid sequence MGSDSDWPVMEAAAQALDEFEIRYEVDVVSAHRMPHEMITYGEEAAGRGLKAIIAGAGGAAHLPGMLASVTPLPVIGVPVPLKYLDGMDSLLSIVQMPAGVPVATVSVGGARNAGLLAARILGAHDPELLSRMRDFQQELNDQATEKGKRLRNKVAKTGGFGFGGKK is encoded by the coding sequence ATGGGTTCCGACTCCGACTGGCCCGTCATGGAGGCCGCCGCCCAGGCCCTCGACGAGTTCGAGATCCGCTACGAGGTCGACGTGGTCTCGGCGCACCGCATGCCGCACGAGATGATCACGTACGGCGAGGAGGCGGCCGGCCGCGGCCTCAAGGCGATCATCGCCGGCGCCGGCGGCGCCGCCCACCTCCCCGGCATGCTCGCCTCCGTCACCCCGCTGCCGGTCATCGGCGTCCCCGTCCCGCTCAAGTACCTCGACGGCATGGACTCCCTCCTCTCCATCGTGCAGATGCCGGCCGGTGTGCCGGTCGCCACCGTCTCGGTCGGCGGCGCCCGCAACGCCGGACTGCTCGCGGCCCGTATCCTCGGCGCCCACGACCCCGAACTCCTCTCCCGTATGCGGGACTTCCAGCAGGAGCTGAACGACCAGGCCACCGAGAAGGGCAAGCGGCTGCGCAACAAGGTCGCGAAGACCGGCGGCTTCGGCTTCGGGGGCAAGAAGTGA
- a CDS encoding dipeptidase, whose translation MTAARDAARELLAEWPVVDGHNDLPWALREQVRYDLDRRDVATDQSASLHTDIPRLRAGGVGAQFWSVYVRSDYTGDHAVSATLEQIDAVRQLTDRYAADLAPARTADDMEAARAQGRIASLMGAEGGHSINNSLATLRAFHDLGVRYMTLTHNDNNDWADSATDEPRHHGLSAFGEEVVREMNRCGMLVDLSHVSPDTMRDALRVSTAPVIFSHSSARAVCDHPRNIPDDVLAQLPANGGVAMATFVPKFVLPAAVAWTLRADENMRAHGLHHLDTTEAGMAVQRAFEAANPRPTATAATVADHLDHMREVAGIDHIGIGGDFDGTAFTPADLADVASYPNLIAELLDRKWSAADLAKLTWQNAVRALRAAEDVSHEERKLRGPSNATI comes from the coding sequence GTGACGGCCGCCCGGGACGCCGCCCGGGAACTGCTGGCCGAGTGGCCGGTCGTCGACGGCCACAACGACCTCCCCTGGGCCCTGCGCGAACAGGTCCGCTACGACCTCGACCGGCGCGATGTCGCCACCGACCAGAGCGCCAGCCTGCACACCGACATCCCGCGGCTGCGGGCCGGCGGGGTCGGCGCGCAGTTCTGGTCGGTGTACGTCCGCTCCGACTACACCGGCGACCACGCCGTCAGCGCCACCCTCGAACAGATCGACGCGGTACGGCAGTTGACCGACCGCTACGCCGCCGACCTGGCGCCCGCGCGGACCGCCGACGACATGGAGGCCGCGCGCGCCCAGGGCCGCATCGCCTCCCTCATGGGAGCCGAGGGCGGCCACTCCATCAACAACTCGCTCGCCACCCTGCGCGCGTTCCACGACCTCGGCGTCCGCTACATGACGCTGACCCACAACGACAACAACGACTGGGCGGACTCGGCGACCGACGAGCCGCGCCACCACGGCCTGTCGGCGTTCGGCGAAGAGGTCGTCCGCGAGATGAACCGCTGCGGGATGCTCGTCGACCTCTCGCACGTCTCCCCGGACACCATGCGCGACGCGCTCCGCGTCAGCACCGCGCCGGTGATCTTCTCGCACTCCTCCGCCCGCGCCGTCTGCGACCACCCGCGCAACATCCCCGACGACGTCCTGGCCCAACTGCCCGCCAACGGCGGGGTCGCGATGGCCACCTTCGTCCCGAAGTTCGTGCTGCCCGCCGCCGTCGCGTGGACGCTGCGCGCCGACGAGAACATGCGCGCGCACGGCCTGCACCACCTCGACACCACCGAGGCGGGCATGGCGGTCCAGCGCGCCTTCGAGGCCGCGAACCCGCGGCCGACGGCCACCGCGGCCACCGTCGCCGACCACCTCGACCACATGCGAGAGGTCGCCGGCATCGACCACATCGGCATCGGCGGCGACTTCGACGGCACCGCCTTCACCCCCGCCGACCTGGCCGACGTCGCGAGCTACCCGAATCTCATCGCCGAACTCCTGGACCGTAAGTGGTCGGCGGCCGACCTGGCCAAGCTGACCTGGCAGAACGCGGTCCGTGCGTTGCGCGCGGCGGAGGACGTCTCCCACGAGGAACGGAAGCTGCGCGGGCCTTCCAACGCCACCATCTGA
- a CDS encoding UDP-glucose dehydrogenase family protein — protein MALKITVIGTGYLGATHAAAMAELGYEVLGLDVLPEKIEMLRRGEVPMYEPGLEELLRRHVAGIEGSTGRLRFTTSYEEVGAFGDIHFVCVNTPQKHGEYACDMSYVESAFDALAPHLTRPALVVGKSTVPVGSAARLAERLAANAPAGADAELAWNPEFLREGFAVQDTLHPDRIVVGVTSERAEALLREVYTTPVAEGAPFVVTDYPTAELVKTSANSFLATKISFINAMAEVCEAADADVAKLAEAIGYDERIGKKFLRAGIGFGGGCLPKDLRAFMARAGELGVDQALTFLREIDSINMRRRGHMVEMARDAVGGGFLGKRVAVLGATFKPDSDDVRDSPALNVAGQIHLQGGQVTVYDPKGMANAKRVFPTLGYTTSALEAVRGAHVVLHLTEWREFRELDPAKLAEVAGERRILDGRNALDAALWRKAGWVYRAMGRPSA, from the coding sequence ATGGCCCTCAAGATCACCGTGATCGGCACCGGCTACCTCGGTGCCACCCACGCCGCCGCGATGGCCGAGCTGGGTTACGAGGTGCTCGGGCTGGACGTGCTGCCGGAGAAGATCGAGATGCTCCGCCGGGGCGAGGTCCCGATGTACGAGCCCGGTCTGGAGGAACTGCTGCGCCGCCACGTCGCCGGGATCGAGGGCTCCACCGGCCGGCTGCGCTTCACCACCTCCTACGAGGAGGTCGGCGCGTTCGGCGACATCCACTTCGTCTGCGTGAACACCCCGCAGAAGCACGGCGAGTACGCCTGCGACATGTCCTACGTCGAGTCCGCCTTCGACGCGCTGGCGCCGCATCTGACCCGGCCCGCACTGGTGGTCGGCAAGTCGACGGTACCGGTGGGCAGCGCGGCCCGGCTCGCCGAGCGGCTGGCGGCCAACGCCCCGGCCGGCGCGGACGCCGAGCTGGCGTGGAACCCGGAGTTCCTGCGCGAGGGGTTCGCCGTCCAGGACACCCTGCACCCGGACCGGATCGTGGTCGGCGTCACGAGCGAGCGGGCCGAGGCGCTGCTGCGTGAGGTGTACACGACGCCGGTCGCCGAGGGCGCGCCGTTCGTCGTCACGGACTACCCGACCGCCGAACTCGTCAAGACCTCCGCCAACTCCTTCCTGGCGACCAAGATCTCGTTCATCAACGCCATGGCCGAGGTGTGCGAGGCGGCCGACGCCGACGTGGCGAAGCTGGCCGAGGCGATCGGCTACGACGAGCGGATCGGCAAGAAGTTCCTGCGCGCCGGCATCGGCTTCGGCGGCGGCTGCCTCCCCAAGGACCTGCGGGCTTTCATGGCCCGCGCCGGCGAACTGGGCGTGGACCAGGCCCTGACGTTCCTGCGCGAGATCGACTCGATCAACATGCGGCGCCGCGGCCACATGGTCGAGATGGCCCGCGACGCGGTGGGCGGCGGCTTCCTCGGCAAGCGGGTCGCCGTCCTCGGCGCGACCTTCAAGCCGGACTCGGACGACGTCCGCGACTCCCCCGCGCTCAACGTCGCCGGCCAGATCCACCTCCAGGGCGGCCAGGTCACCGTCTACGACCCCAAGGGCATGGCGAACGCGAAGAGGGTCTTCCCGACCCTCGGCTACACGACGAGCGCACTGGAGGCGGTGCGCGGTGCGCATGTCGTGCTGCACCTGACGGAGTGGCGCGAGTTCCGCGAACTGGACCCGGCGAAGCTGGCCGAGGTCGCCGGCGAACGCCGCATCCTCGACGGCCGCAATGCGTTGGACGCTGCGCTGTGGCGTAAGGCGGGGTGGGTCTATCGGGCGATGGGGCGCCCGTCCGCCTAG
- a CDS encoding acyl-CoA dehydrogenase family protein: MAGTADFDLYRPSEEHDMLRESVRSLAEAKIAPFAAAVDEEARFPQEALDALVASDLHAVHVPEAYGGAGADALATVIVIEEVARVCGSSSLIPAVNKLGSLPVILSGGEEIKKKYLAPLAKGDAMFSYCLSEPDAGSDAAGMKTKAVRDGDHYVLNGVKRWITNAGVSEYYTVMAVTDPEKRSKGISAFVVEKGDEGVSFGAPEKKLGIKGSPTREVYLDNVRIPADRMIGAEGTGFATAMKTLDHTRITIAAQAIGIAQGALDYAKGYVQERKQFGKPIGDFQGVQFMLADMAMKLEAARQLTYAAAARSERVSAGGKGEDLTFFGAAAKCYASDAAMEITTDAVQLLGGYGYTRDYPVERMMRDAKITQIYEGTNQVQRIVMARNLP; the protein is encoded by the coding sequence TTGGCGGGAACCGCTGATTTCGATCTGTACCGGCCGTCCGAGGAGCACGACATGCTCCGCGAGTCGGTGCGCTCGCTCGCCGAGGCGAAGATCGCGCCGTTCGCCGCCGCGGTCGACGAGGAGGCCCGCTTCCCCCAGGAGGCGCTGGACGCGCTGGTCGCCAGCGACCTGCACGCCGTCCACGTACCCGAGGCGTACGGCGGTGCGGGCGCCGACGCGCTGGCGACCGTGATCGTCATCGAGGAGGTCGCCCGGGTCTGCGGTTCCTCCTCCCTCATCCCGGCCGTCAACAAGCTCGGCTCGCTCCCGGTGATCCTCTCCGGCGGCGAGGAGATCAAGAAGAAGTACCTGGCGCCGCTCGCCAAGGGCGACGCGATGTTCTCGTACTGCCTGAGCGAGCCGGACGCCGGTTCCGACGCGGCCGGGATGAAGACCAAGGCGGTGCGGGACGGCGACCACTACGTCCTCAACGGCGTCAAGCGCTGGATCACCAACGCGGGCGTCAGCGAGTACTACACCGTCATGGCCGTCACCGACCCGGAGAAGCGCTCCAAGGGAATATCGGCCTTCGTCGTCGAGAAGGGCGATGAGGGCGTCTCCTTCGGCGCGCCGGAGAAGAAGCTCGGCATCAAGGGTTCGCCGACCCGCGAGGTCTACCTCGACAACGTCCGGATCCCCGCCGACCGCATGATCGGCGCCGAGGGCACCGGCTTCGCCACCGCCATGAAGACCCTGGACCACACCCGCATCACCATCGCGGCCCAGGCCATCGGCATCGCGCAGGGCGCGCTCGACTACGCCAAGGGGTACGTCCAGGAGCGCAAGCAGTTCGGCAAGCCGATCGGCGACTTCCAGGGCGTCCAGTTCATGCTCGCCGACATGGCCATGAAGCTGGAGGCGGCCCGCCAGCTGACCTACGCCGCGGCGGCCCGCTCCGAGCGGGTCTCGGCCGGCGGCAAGGGCGAGGACCTGACGTTCTTCGGCGCCGCCGCCAAGTGCTACGCCTCGGACGCCGCCATGGAGATCACCACGGACGCCGTCCAGCTGCTCGGCGGCTACGGCTACACCCGCGACTACCCGGTCGAGCGGATGATGCGGGACGCCAAGATCACCCAGATTTATGAAGGCACGAATCAGGTCCAGCGGATCGTCATGGCGCGGAACCTGCCGTAA
- a CDS encoding tyrosine-type recombinase/integrase — MARAWVARSKDDPKKWTTFWYDPDGKQRQKSFDTKKRADDQRKRKEQELDAGTYLDDKLGKQPVTAVWEQWTNQRKLENSTKKQYRSILTTTIEPFFKARSIVSLKVADIEQWMLWMEQDRKLSARTRRQRFSFFSGMMDWAVVNEIIGRNPCKKIKHAGSRAKEIREHKSKARRLTTREVLAMLDGAPARYRAMLWLMAGCGLRIGEAMAVSRDQIDFKAEVLRVDFQIAEDGETESGKNSALQRRHIKARDEEEPGRVVPLPPNVAFELRRHIKNHGVWGPERLLFPNVTRTGYLYASYFYRQIWLVSLTKGKVAYCKPHSMRHYYGSRLLYAGVPENDVADWMGHSSTDVLREHYHYIFEGAEQRGRAAIVTMLTPGADDPTEGQAEVA; from the coding sequence GTGGCCAGGGCATGGGTAGCTCGCTCGAAGGACGACCCAAAGAAGTGGACGACCTTCTGGTACGACCCGGACGGGAAGCAGCGGCAGAAGAGCTTCGACACCAAGAAGCGGGCCGACGACCAGCGCAAGCGCAAGGAACAGGAACTCGACGCAGGGACGTACCTGGATGACAAGTTGGGGAAGCAGCCCGTCACGGCTGTCTGGGAGCAGTGGACGAACCAAAGGAAGTTGGAGAACAGCACCAAGAAGCAGTACCGGTCGATCCTGACGACGACCATTGAGCCGTTCTTCAAGGCCCGTTCCATCGTGTCCCTGAAGGTGGCGGATATCGAGCAGTGGATGTTGTGGATGGAGCAGGACCGCAAGCTGTCCGCGCGGACTCGCCGTCAGCGGTTCTCGTTCTTCTCCGGAATGATGGACTGGGCCGTCGTCAACGAGATCATCGGACGCAACCCGTGCAAGAAGATCAAGCACGCCGGAAGCCGTGCCAAGGAGATCCGCGAGCACAAGAGCAAGGCCCGGCGCCTCACCACGCGGGAAGTGCTCGCCATGCTCGACGGGGCTCCGGCTCGCTACCGGGCGATGCTCTGGCTGATGGCCGGATGCGGACTCCGTATCGGTGAAGCCATGGCCGTCTCGCGGGATCAGATCGACTTCAAGGCCGAAGTCCTCCGCGTTGACTTCCAGATCGCGGAGGATGGCGAAACCGAGTCCGGCAAGAACAGCGCGCTACAGCGGCGGCACATCAAGGCCCGTGACGAGGAGGAGCCCGGCCGGGTCGTACCGCTGCCGCCCAACGTGGCGTTCGAGCTGCGCAGGCACATCAAGAACCACGGAGTATGGGGGCCGGAACGTCTGCTGTTCCCCAACGTGACCCGCACCGGGTACCTGTACGCGTCGTACTTCTACAGGCAGATCTGGCTCGTGTCCCTTACCAAGGGAAAGGTGGCGTACTGCAAGCCGCACTCCATGCGCCACTACTACGGATCGCGGCTCCTGTACGCGGGAGTCCCTGAGAACGACGTAGCCGACTGGATGGGTCACAGCAGTACGGACGTGCTGCGTGAGCACTACCACTACATCTTTGAGGGAGCCGAGCAGCGCGGGCGGGCGGCCATCGTAACGATGCTGACGCCCGGCGCGGACGACCCTACCGAAGGACAGGCAGAAGTCGCCTGA
- a CDS encoding helix-turn-helix domain-containing protein yields MTKLMTVGDVADYLSVPKSWVYDNWKSEAIPFRKVGQSLRCRPNDLDRWLDAQEAK; encoded by the coding sequence TTGACCAAGCTGATGACCGTTGGCGATGTTGCTGACTACCTGAGCGTCCCGAAGTCGTGGGTGTACGACAACTGGAAGAGTGAGGCGATCCCGTTCCGGAAGGTTGGGCAGTCGCTTCGCTGCCGTCCCAATGACCTTGACCGCTGGCTGGACGCGCAGGAGGCGAAGTGA
- a CDS encoding helix-turn-helix domain-containing protein, which translates to MRYLLPQPSSAAAHFPPRAGCGRKTTRVRARPRLARRPRAYSRGCKQLGEYLFNRHVFAARRLTLGLSVEELANDLGVVASTVYRWESGETAPSTRTLVRISRSLHIPLLHLVKDDAASAA; encoded by the coding sequence ATGCGTTACCTGTTGCCTCAGCCTTCCTCAGCCGCTGCGCATTTTCCTCCCAGAGCAGGGTGCGGGAGGAAAACTACTCGCGTCCGAGCGCGGCCAAGGCTGGCGCGGCGGCCACGAGCATATTCGCGTGGTTGCAAACAGTTGGGGGAGTACTTGTTCAATCGTCACGTCTTCGCTGCTCGTCGTCTAACACTTGGCTTGTCTGTCGAGGAGTTGGCGAATGACCTTGGTGTGGTCGCTTCCACCGTCTACCGGTGGGAGTCGGGCGAGACCGCCCCGAGTACGCGCACCCTCGTGCGCATCAGCCGAAGTCTCCACATTCCTCTTCTGCACCTAGTGAAGGACGATGCAGCCTCGGCTGCCTGA
- a CDS encoding phage major capsid protein yields MAARPYQNAGTYSFVSEEWDSALLVQFDPLLVWASPLVSNRKYEGNIRQQGDVVHINSLARPSVGDYKLPDGMTSQRPETIDQKLEITEAKYIQLLVENAERLQVAGTLDSPINQQMIRALAREADSFMGGVIAKGATALPNVKVSANAPQALYSAILDMMLALDDNDIPAGRYVVVSPRVKRYLIEHPAIANAGAYGQAGATSNGVVARLAGFTVLSTTAMPKGVDIVAGHSEFSTYASQFTGFRSLQSERYRADVIDNLHLYGGKIVRYPELDTKKADNAFDESKPTKGIVRAAVEWVTAA; encoded by the coding sequence ATGGCAGCTCGCCCTTATCAGAACGCTGGAACCTACTCATTTGTCAGTGAGGAATGGGACTCCGCACTACTCGTACAATTCGACCCACTGTTGGTGTGGGCCTCGCCGCTGGTGTCCAACCGGAAGTACGAGGGCAACATTCGCCAGCAGGGGGATGTAGTACACATCAACAGCCTTGCTCGGCCCTCTGTCGGGGATTACAAGCTGCCCGATGGCATGACTTCGCAGCGGCCGGAGACTATTGACCAGAAGCTGGAGATCACGGAAGCAAAGTACATTCAGCTTCTCGTCGAGAACGCCGAACGGCTTCAGGTGGCAGGCACCCTCGATTCCCCGATCAATCAGCAGATGATCCGCGCCCTTGCCCGCGAGGCTGACTCGTTCATGGGCGGGGTGATCGCCAAGGGGGCCACGGCCCTTCCGAACGTCAAGGTGTCTGCCAACGCGCCTCAGGCGCTCTACAGCGCGATCCTGGACATGATGCTGGCCCTGGACGACAACGACATCCCGGCAGGCCGATACGTGGTCGTCTCGCCCCGTGTGAAGCGGTACCTGATCGAGCATCCGGCCATTGCCAACGCTGGCGCCTACGGCCAGGCTGGGGCCACTTCGAACGGCGTCGTTGCCCGCCTCGCTGGCTTCACGGTGCTGTCCACCACGGCCATGCCGAAGGGTGTGGACATCGTTGCCGGGCACTCGGAGTTCAGTACGTATGCGAGCCAGTTCACTGGCTTTAGGAGCCTCCAGAGCGAGCGATACCGAGCAGACGTCATCGATAACCTCCACCTGTACGGCGGAAAGATCGTGCGGTACCCGGAGCTGGACACCAAGAAGGCCGACAACGCCTTTGATGAGAGCAAGCCGACCAAGGGCATTGTCCGCGCGGCCGTGGAGTGGGTCACCGCGGCCTGA
- a CDS encoding Lsr2 family DNA-binding protein translates to MRKTVLMPVEKVLCDAHIARDGSEVEATDTLTLGRHAWDLCLEHNVVFGRYLCDALGVPAESVAEPREAAAVAVAEPAHVAAEPEPVADASPVSDAEHDAEDVGEEANEPEPVRSVMLAGEVPGYDWESAREAVRNLGYEVVGRADDSTVLLILGEGGDRNGTKLRDAAERGIPCMDVREPSRFKSAVRAGQLVGGDPLPEPAKVGPKAMSERERNKAVRTWARENGYVVPSKGRIPMHVKHAYEMTHRDGSEGKVIAA, encoded by the coding sequence ATGCGTAAGACCGTGCTCATGCCCGTTGAAAAGGTTCTGTGCGACGCACACATAGCGCGTGACGGTTCCGAGGTAGAAGCGACGGACACGCTGACCCTGGGGCGCCATGCCTGGGACCTCTGCTTGGAACACAACGTGGTCTTTGGCCGGTACCTCTGTGATGCCCTTGGTGTACCTGCGGAGAGTGTGGCAGAGCCGCGTGAGGCTGCGGCGGTCGCGGTTGCTGAGCCTGCCCATGTCGCGGCTGAGCCTGAGCCGGTGGCCGACGCGTCGCCCGTTTCCGATGCGGAGCACGATGCGGAGGACGTTGGCGAGGAAGCGAACGAGCCTGAGCCCGTGCGGTCCGTGATGCTGGCGGGTGAAGTGCCGGGGTACGACTGGGAGTCGGCCCGTGAGGCGGTGCGCAACCTGGGCTATGAGGTTGTGGGGCGTGCCGATGACAGCACGGTCCTACTGATCTTGGGTGAGGGCGGCGACCGCAACGGTACGAAGCTGCGCGACGCTGCGGAGCGGGGCATCCCGTGCATGGACGTGCGGGAACCAAGCCGTTTCAAGTCGGCCGTCCGCGCTGGCCAGTTGGTCGGCGGAGACCCGCTCCCTGAGCCTGCCAAGGTCGGCCCCAAGGCCATGTCCGAGCGGGAACGCAACAAGGCCGTACGTACCTGGGCACGGGAGAACGGCTACGTCGTCCCGTCCAAGGGCCGCATCCCGATGCACGTGAAGCACGCGTACGAGATGACGCACCGTGACGGGTCTGAGGGAAAAGTGATCGCAGCCTGA
- a CDS encoding DUF3987 domain-containing protein, translating to MNTPVLYGPIGRAVRKITPFLEADALGVYVAALSMWSAAIGGTVKVSSRGNARPVLLWSALVAGTGRGKGTALRAALHVLDKPLGRFIATHTTSGITSGASMVNHLWEQQEATAETEHGRDVRALVVEEEWTEVLKRVKRDPSFTTKLRAAWDGTTLRNTTKEEAQEVRDPAMVLHSHITPSDWAKYVGESEAAGGSYNRILPFLLGSVPMLDDDRVALPQVEGHALTDAYGWATARPRVITLGEDARPLWRIVRRYARVLGETLPEAQAVFIERTAEQTLRVAACLAASECSEHITEEMLSAAFSLVRRSVQDAVRITKGADAPKVKRQPLSLADKVRARIEMYSGRAISSQVLPYVGATAAEVKALPGIVVTVDRSGKTGRPATVFTIRSDSSGDSEPQPASAESDQNRDASRYTEAQPASAEREENRAAVVRLDAYRPAPKQAPEPQMVKRSEPLADSNPFRALL from the coding sequence ATGAACACCCCTGTCCTGTACGGCCCGATCGGCCGTGCCGTCCGCAAGATCACCCCGTTCCTCGAAGCGGATGCATTGGGGGTGTATGTGGCCGCACTGTCGATGTGGTCGGCGGCCATCGGCGGAACGGTCAAGGTCTCATCCCGGGGCAACGCCCGTCCCGTGCTTCTGTGGTCGGCCCTGGTAGCCGGAACGGGCAGGGGCAAGGGGACCGCTCTGCGGGCAGCGCTTCACGTACTGGACAAGCCTCTGGGCCGCTTCATCGCCACTCACACCACCTCTGGGATCACGTCCGGGGCGAGCATGGTGAACCACCTGTGGGAGCAACAGGAAGCCACCGCCGAGACAGAGCACGGGCGCGACGTGCGGGCCCTCGTGGTCGAAGAGGAATGGACCGAGGTACTGAAGCGGGTCAAGCGCGACCCGTCGTTCACGACAAAGCTCCGCGCGGCCTGGGACGGGACGACTCTAAGGAACACGACCAAGGAAGAGGCTCAGGAAGTCCGAGACCCGGCCATGGTGCTCCACTCCCACATCACGCCGTCCGACTGGGCCAAGTACGTGGGGGAGTCGGAAGCTGCGGGCGGTTCGTACAACCGCATCCTTCCCTTCCTACTCGGCTCGGTGCCCATGCTGGATGACGACCGGGTGGCCCTACCGCAGGTGGAGGGGCATGCGCTAACCGATGCCTACGGGTGGGCCACCGCCCGACCCCGCGTGATCACGCTTGGGGAGGATGCCCGGCCGCTATGGCGGATCGTAAGGCGGTACGCCCGCGTCCTGGGCGAGACCCTGCCGGAAGCACAGGCCGTGTTCATCGAACGGACCGCAGAGCAGACGCTCAGGGTCGCGGCATGCCTGGCCGCCTCCGAGTGCTCCGAGCACATCACGGAAGAGATGCTGTCGGCCGCGTTCTCCCTCGTGCGGCGCTCCGTCCAGGACGCGGTACGGATCACCAAGGGGGCCGACGCTCCGAAGGTGAAGCGGCAGCCGCTCAGCCTCGCCGACAAGGTCCGGGCCCGAATCGAGATGTACAGCGGTCGGGCAATATCGTCTCAGGTGCTCCCGTACGTCGGGGCAACCGCAGCGGAGGTCAAGGCACTGCCCGGAATCGTCGTCACCGTGGACCGGTCGGGCAAGACCGGCCGACCGGCCACCGTTTTCACAATCCGCAGTGACAGTTCCGGTGACTCTGAGCCTCAGCCGGCGAGCGCGGAAAGTGACCAGAACCGGGACGCTTCCCGTTACACAGAGGCGCAGCCGGCCAGCGCGGAGCGTGAGGAGAACCGCGCCGCGGTCGTCCGCCTGGACGCTTACCGCCCGGCCCCGAAGCAGGCCCCGGAGCCCCAGATGGTGAAGCGGTCGGAACCGCTTGCCGATTCCAACCCCTTCCGTGCCCTCCTCTGA